One Micromonospora sp. WMMD812 genomic window carries:
- a CDS encoding serine protease, translating into MVRWRTLTGLLAAALAAVTAGGITLAAPAAADGGTMTPYVVGGTRAAQGEFPFMVRLSMGCGGALYSSRLVLTAAHCVGSTGANTSITATLGVVDLQSSSRITVRSNYVYRAPGYNGNGKDWALIRLATPVTGLSTLKIANTTAYDNGTFTVAGWGAAREGGPQQRYLLKATVPLVNDSTCDANYGGDVIPAEEICAGYTSGGVDTCQGDSGGPMFRRDANNAWIQVGIVSWGNGCARPNYPGVYTQVSYFASAIASAAASLGG; encoded by the coding sequence ATGGTTCGCTGGCGCACCCTCACCGGCCTGTTGGCCGCCGCGTTGGCCGCGGTGACCGCGGGCGGCATCACCCTCGCGGCGCCCGCGGCCGCGGACGGCGGAACGATGACGCCGTACGTCGTCGGTGGCACCCGTGCCGCGCAGGGCGAGTTCCCCTTCATGGTGCGGCTCTCGATGGGCTGCGGCGGGGCCCTGTACAGCTCGCGGCTGGTCCTCACGGCGGCGCACTGCGTGGGCTCCACCGGCGCCAACACCAGCATCACCGCGACGCTCGGCGTGGTCGACCTCCAGTCGTCCAGCCGGATCACCGTCCGGTCGAACTACGTCTACCGGGCCCCCGGCTACAACGGCAACGGCAAGGACTGGGCGCTGATCCGGCTGGCCACCCCGGTCACCGGCCTGAGCACGTTGAAGATCGCCAACACGACCGCGTACGACAACGGCACCTTCACCGTCGCGGGCTGGGGCGCCGCACGCGAGGGCGGCCCGCAGCAGCGGTACCTGCTCAAGGCGACGGTCCCGCTCGTCAACGACTCCACCTGCGACGCCAACTACGGCGGAGACGTCATCCCCGCCGAGGAGATCTGCGCCGGGTACACCAGCGGTGGGGTGGACACCTGCCAGGGCGACTCGGGTGGCCCGATGTTCCGCCGCGACGCGAACAACGCCTGGATCCAGGTCGGCATCGTCAGCTGGGGCAACGGCTGCGCCCGGCCCAACTACCCGGGTGTCTACACCCAGGTGAGCTACTTCGCCTCGGCGATCGCCTCGGCCGCCGCGAGCCTCGGCGGCTGA
- the prfH gene encoding peptide chain release factor H, translating to MNVHLLLSAGRGPQECAWALARLLRRLEADATRQGLTTARAETVPGDRTGTYRSVLVRIAGVHADAFAASWTGTLCWQAPSPYRAGSGRKNWYVTARPCEVDSPTTTFAEADVDVVACRTGGPGGQHRNKASTAVRATHRPSGIVVVVDTERQSSLNRRIALQLLRQRLAHTDEAARRAVTTARWHLHDELVRGNPVRTERPRSAR from the coding sequence ATGAACGTCCACCTGCTCCTGTCGGCCGGGCGGGGGCCTCAGGAATGCGCCTGGGCGCTGGCCCGCCTGCTGCGCCGGCTGGAGGCCGACGCCACCCGGCAGGGTCTGACCACCGCCCGCGCCGAGACGGTGCCCGGTGACCGGACCGGCACCTACCGGTCGGTCCTCGTGCGGATCGCCGGTGTCCACGCCGACGCGTTCGCCGCCTCGTGGACCGGGACGCTGTGCTGGCAGGCGCCCAGCCCGTACCGGGCGGGCAGCGGACGGAAGAACTGGTACGTCACCGCCCGGCCGTGCGAGGTCGACAGCCCGACGACGACGTTCGCGGAGGCGGATGTCGACGTGGTCGCCTGCCGGACCGGTGGCCCCGGCGGTCAGCACCGGAACAAGGCCAGCACGGCGGTCCGGGCGACGCACCGCCCCTCGGGCATCGTCGTCGTGGTCGACACCGAACGGCAGTCCAGCCTCAACCGCCGCATCGCCCTGCAGTTGCTGCGTCAGCGCCTCGCGCACACCGACGAGGCCGCCCGGCGCGCGGTCACCACCGCGCGCTGGCATCTTCACGACGAACTCGTCCGCGGCAACCCCGTCCGGACCGAACGTCCCCGATCGGCACGGTAA
- a CDS encoding FtsX-like permease family protein: protein MIRFALRLSLSGGREAAARLVIIATAVALGVGMLLATLAGMNAVDAQNQRYSWLNTAVAPTSSDASADAMWWLVREDYYHGDSIGRVEVAALGPDAPVPPGIPRLPGPGEFYVSPALGELLDSAPAAELGDRFPGREVGTIGRAGLPSPDSLLVVVGRAPAELERLGAQWVSQIMTTSPSDCSKGCFVGINRDGMALVLSVVAAALLFPVLIFIGTATRLAATRREQRFAAMRLVGATPRQISVISAVESTMAATVGTVAGFGLFLAVRPGLAGIPFTGEPFFTADLSLTAVDVLLVALGIPLGAVVASWLALRRVQISPLGVSRRVTPKPPRVWRLVPLVVGLAELTYFIGRRPPTTNGQLAAYLSGFLLILTGLLLAGPWLTMIAARLLAGRAGRPATLIAARRLSDNPQAGFRSVSGLIVALFVTSVATGTITTYVANRGEPRTDSIAATSLSKWFRPEDGPPPTADQIPAELATIPGVRSVALVHRNPDPDGWGGVITCAELDRLAVYGSCPTGTQVVAVTDDLIGLRAFDLTNDTYVWEAADVDPAEVDRQPILSVVVNTTNRSAFERARTILIDTFPAGRFPISTAEWESTSARLLRQFQQLANVVMLASLPIAGCSLAVSVAGGLSDRKRPFSMLRLTGVRLRTLRRVVALETVAPLLLVAVVASGMGFLAAHLFLRAQLGYTLLAPHLSYYVLVVGGLAVSLGIIASTLPLLRRLTGPEAARNE, encoded by the coding sequence GTGATCCGATTCGCGCTGCGGCTGTCCCTGTCCGGCGGCCGGGAGGCCGCCGCCCGGCTCGTCATCATCGCCACCGCGGTGGCGCTCGGCGTCGGCATGCTCCTGGCGACGCTCGCCGGGATGAACGCGGTCGACGCGCAGAACCAGCGGTACTCCTGGCTGAACACGGCCGTCGCCCCGACCTCCTCCGACGCGTCGGCCGACGCGATGTGGTGGCTCGTCCGCGAGGACTACTACCACGGCGACTCCATCGGCCGGGTCGAGGTGGCGGCGCTGGGCCCGGACGCACCCGTGCCACCGGGCATCCCGCGCCTGCCCGGGCCGGGGGAGTTCTACGTCTCGCCCGCCCTCGGTGAGCTGCTGGACAGCGCGCCGGCCGCGGAGCTCGGGGACCGGTTCCCCGGCCGGGAGGTCGGCACGATCGGACGGGCAGGCCTGCCGTCCCCCGACTCGCTGCTGGTCGTCGTCGGCCGCGCCCCGGCCGAGCTGGAGCGGCTGGGGGCCCAGTGGGTCAGCCAGATCATGACCACGTCGCCGAGCGACTGCAGCAAGGGCTGCTTCGTCGGGATCAACCGCGACGGGATGGCGCTCGTGCTCTCCGTCGTCGCGGCCGCGCTGCTCTTCCCCGTCCTCATCTTCATCGGCACGGCGACCCGGCTGGCCGCGACCCGCCGGGAGCAGCGCTTCGCCGCGATGCGGTTGGTCGGCGCCACCCCGCGGCAGATCTCCGTCATCTCGGCGGTCGAGTCGACCATGGCCGCCACGGTCGGCACGGTCGCCGGGTTCGGCCTGTTCCTCGCCGTCCGGCCCGGTCTCGCCGGGATTCCGTTCACCGGCGAGCCGTTCTTCACCGCCGATTTGTCTCTCACGGCCGTCGACGTTCTGCTGGTCGCGCTCGGCATCCCGCTCGGCGCCGTCGTGGCCTCGTGGCTGGCCCTGCGGCGGGTGCAGATCTCGCCGCTGGGCGTGAGCCGGCGGGTGACCCCGAAGCCGCCGCGCGTCTGGCGGCTGGTCCCGCTGGTCGTCGGGCTCGCGGAGCTGACGTACTTCATCGGCCGACGCCCTCCCACGACCAACGGCCAGCTCGCCGCGTACCTCTCCGGGTTCCTGCTGATCCTGACCGGGTTGCTGCTGGCGGGGCCCTGGCTGACCATGATCGCCGCGCGGCTGCTGGCCGGGCGGGCGGGCCGCCCCGCGACCCTCATCGCCGCGCGGCGTCTGTCGGACAACCCGCAGGCCGGGTTCCGATCCGTGAGCGGGCTGATCGTGGCGCTGTTCGTGACCAGCGTGGCGACCGGCACGATCACGACGTACGTCGCCAACCGCGGCGAGCCGCGCACCGACTCGATTGCCGCCACGTCACTGTCGAAGTGGTTCCGGCCCGAGGACGGGCCGCCGCCGACGGCGGACCAGATCCCCGCCGAGCTCGCGACGATTCCCGGGGTGCGCAGCGTGGCCTTGGTGCACCGGAACCCCGACCCGGACGGTTGGGGGGGCGTGATCACCTGCGCCGAGCTGGACCGCCTCGCGGTGTACGGCAGCTGCCCCACCGGCACGCAGGTCGTTGCCGTGACCGACGACCTCATCGGCCTGCGCGCGTTCGACCTGACCAACGACACGTACGTCTGGGAGGCGGCCGACGTCGATCCCGCGGAGGTCGACCGGCAGCCGATCCTGTCGGTGGTGGTCAACACGACCAACCGGTCGGCGTTCGAGCGGGCCCGGACGATCCTGATCGACACGTTTCCGGCGGGGCGGTTTCCGATCAGCACCGCCGAGTGGGAGTCGACCTCCGCGCGCCTGCTGAGGCAGTTCCAGCAGTTGGCCAACGTGGTCATGCTGGCCAGCCTGCCGATCGCGGGGTGCAGCCTGGCGGTGAGTGTCGCCGGTGGGCTGAGCGACCGCAAGCGCCCGTTCAGCATGCTGCGGCTCACCGGGGTTCGGCTGCGGACGCTGCGTCGCGTGGTCGCCCTGGAGACCGTCGCGCCGCTGCTGCTCGTCGCGGTGGTGGCCAGCGGGATGGGCTTCCTGGCCGCGCATCTGTTCCTCCGGGCCCAGCTGGGCTACACGCTGCTGGCGCCGCACCTGTCGTACTACGTGCTGGTCGTCGGCGGTCTGGCGGTGTCGCTGGGAATCATCGCCTCGACGCTGCCGCTGCTGCGCCGGCTCACCGGGCCGGAGGCGGCCCGCAACGAGTAG
- a CDS encoding ABC transporter ATP-binding protein — protein MKAVEARDVVLSFGETPALRGASVSVAPGEIVAIMGPSGSGKSTLLHCLAGILVPDAGEIYFDGHRIDTLSEQRRSALRRDRFGFVFQFGQLVPELTVEENVALPLLLSGVKRAAALRAARPWFERLGLAGLEQRRSGELSGGQAQRVALARGLVARPGALFADEPTGALDSLTGEQVMDLLVSSARDQGTTVVLVTHDARVAAYADRQVIVRDGKVNALVHS, from the coding sequence ATGAAGGCCGTCGAAGCGCGCGACGTCGTCCTGTCCTTCGGCGAGACCCCGGCGCTGCGCGGCGCCAGTGTCTCGGTGGCCCCGGGCGAGATCGTCGCCATCATGGGTCCGAGCGGCTCCGGCAAGTCCACTCTGCTGCACTGCCTGGCCGGGATCCTCGTACCCGATGCCGGCGAGATCTACTTCGACGGCCACCGGATCGACACCCTGAGCGAGCAGCGGCGCAGCGCCCTGCGCCGGGACCGGTTCGGGTTCGTGTTCCAGTTCGGACAGCTCGTGCCGGAGCTGACCGTGGAGGAGAACGTCGCGCTCCCGCTGCTGCTCAGCGGCGTCAAGCGGGCGGCCGCCCTCCGTGCGGCGCGCCCGTGGTTCGAGCGGCTCGGCCTCGCCGGGCTGGAACAGCGCCGGTCCGGCGAGTTGTCCGGCGGGCAGGCGCAGCGGGTCGCGCTGGCCCGGGGGCTGGTCGCCCGGCCCGGGGCGCTGTTCGCCGACGAGCCGACCGGGGCACTCGACTCGCTGACCGGCGAGCAGGTCATGGACCTCCTCGTCAGCTCGGCTCGTGATCAGGGCACGACGGTCGTGCTCGTCACCCACGACGCCCGCGTCGCCGCGTACGCCGACCGGCAGGTCATCGTGCGCGACGGCAAGGTGAACGCGCTGGTGCACTCGTGA
- a CDS encoding glyoxalase, translated as MTETGVRPNETTVPLLHCVSAEETLAFWRSLGFTVTYEQTRPYVYLAVEWSGFALHYGGAPAGLDPAAENTGGCLVMVDAVAPYHAAFTEAMRRNHGKVLAKGRPRITRYRPGASRFSIVDPSGNTIIFIQRDEPEELDYGGSKRLEGLSRVLDNARILREFKTDDRAAFRALNSGLRRHGDTATPLEQAHALAGLIELSGALAEPERIPDWGARLQQLRLTAQEREQVRSAVADPTALEPWLPEAL; from the coding sequence ATGACGGAGACCGGTGTACGGCCGAACGAGACGACGGTCCCGTTGCTGCACTGTGTGTCGGCGGAGGAGACCCTGGCGTTCTGGCGGTCGCTCGGATTCACGGTGACCTACGAGCAGACCCGGCCGTACGTGTACCTGGCCGTCGAGTGGAGCGGGTTCGCGCTGCACTACGGCGGCGCGCCCGCCGGCCTGGATCCGGCGGCCGAGAACACCGGCGGCTGCCTGGTGATGGTCGACGCGGTGGCGCCCTACCACGCGGCGTTCACCGAGGCGATGCGCCGCAACCATGGCAAGGTGCTCGCCAAGGGCCGCCCCCGGATCACCCGCTACCGGCCCGGCGCGTCGCGCTTCAGCATCGTCGATCCGTCCGGAAACACGATCATTTTCATTCAGCGGGACGAGCCGGAGGAACTGGACTACGGCGGCTCGAAGCGGCTGGAGGGACTGTCTCGGGTCCTCGACAACGCGCGGATCCTGCGCGAGTTCAAGACCGACGACCGGGCGGCCTTCCGGGCGCTCAACTCGGGGCTGCGCCGGCACGGCGACACCGCGACCCCGCTCGAGCAGGCGCACGCGCTCGCCGGGCTGATCGAGCTGTCGGGCGCACTGGCGGAGCCGGAACGCATACCCGACTGGGGCGCCCGGCTCCAGCAGCTCCGGCTGACCGCCCAGGAGCGCGAACAGGTGCGGTCCGCCGTGGCCGACCCGACCGCGCTCGAACCCTGGTTGCCCGAAGCTCTCTGA
- a CDS encoding bile acid:sodium symporter family protein, with amino-acid sequence MDSAVTLIGLPIALGIIMLGLGLGLTFADFRRVGRHPKAAAIALVCQMLILPALCFGLVVAFDLAPELAVGMMLLAASPGGTTANLYSHLFGGHVALNITLTAINSVLAVFVLPVVVNLSAAHFLADGRNIGLQFDKVLQVFAIVLVPVAIGMLVRARAPRVAERLHRPVRTLSVVVLVAVVVGAVLGERENIADYFVSVGLAVLAFNLLSLAIGYGVPRLAGVDRGAATAAGFEIGIHNSTLAITIALSPALLDSTQMAIPGAVYGIVMFFTAAAFGYLVTRVGTRPATVPGESAAT; translated from the coding sequence ATGGACTCCGCCGTGACCCTTATCGGACTTCCCATCGCCCTCGGCATCATCATGCTCGGCCTGGGTCTCGGGCTGACCTTTGCGGACTTCCGCCGGGTGGGCCGACACCCGAAGGCCGCCGCCATCGCGCTCGTGTGCCAGATGCTGATCCTGCCGGCGCTCTGCTTCGGCCTGGTCGTCGCCTTCGACCTGGCGCCGGAGCTGGCCGTGGGGATGATGCTGCTGGCCGCGTCCCCCGGTGGCACCACCGCCAACCTCTACAGCCACCTGTTCGGCGGCCACGTGGCCCTGAACATCACGCTGACCGCCATCAACTCGGTGCTCGCCGTGTTCGTCCTGCCGGTCGTGGTCAACCTGTCGGCGGCGCACTTCCTGGCCGACGGACGGAACATCGGCCTGCAGTTCGACAAGGTGCTGCAGGTGTTCGCCATCGTGCTCGTCCCGGTCGCGATCGGCATGCTGGTCCGGGCCCGGGCGCCCCGGGTCGCCGAACGCCTGCACCGTCCCGTCCGGACCCTGTCCGTCGTCGTGCTCGTCGCGGTGGTCGTCGGCGCCGTGCTCGGCGAGCGCGAGAACATCGCCGACTACTTCGTCTCGGTCGGCCTGGCCGTGCTCGCGTTCAACCTGCTGAGCCTCGCGATCGGGTACGGGGTGCCGCGGCTGGCCGGGGTCGACCGGGGCGCGGCGACGGCGGCCGGGTTCGAGATCGGCATCCACAACAGCACGCTGGCCATCACGATCGCGCTGAGCCCGGCGCTGCTCGACAGCACGCAGATGGCCATCCCGGGAGCCGTCTACGGCATCGTCATGTTCTTCACCGCTGCCGCCTTCGGCTACCTGGTGACCCGCGTCGGCACCCGGCCCGCGACCGTCCCGGGGGAGTCCGCCGCCACCTGA
- a CDS encoding RNA ligase RtcB family protein — translation MSQHLSRREPAPQPAPATVTVFASPTSWIESEALAQCRQVAALDGMIHVAGMPDLHPGKGAPIGAAMASTVLYPFLVGSDIGCGIAVFPVRLKRAVPEKLAARFPDLDRALDPERDADDPAWAVLDGDVPAGHLEGLGTVGRGNHFVELARVEAVFEPAHASRLGLTDGDLVLIVHSGSRGLGERILRAHTEVHGAGPAADPAAYLAQHDEAVRWGSLNRRLLAARVAHTLGFAPTEPIVDQCHNLVEVRDGVYLHRKGAAPGDGRDVLIAGTRGTPSYLVAAHAGREANHSVAHGAGRKMSRADALRRGRAKHTVEELRRTPLGSLVVCGDRQLLFEEAPTAYKRIEHVITDLVDHELATPVATTVPLVTYKTPDLGSTPRSDRRDDRRGRGRR, via the coding sequence TTGTCTCAGCACCTCTCCCGGCGGGAGCCTGCGCCGCAGCCCGCCCCGGCCACCGTCACCGTGTTCGCGTCCCCCACCAGCTGGATCGAGTCCGAGGCCCTGGCGCAGTGTCGGCAGGTCGCCGCTCTCGACGGCATGATCCACGTCGCCGGCATGCCTGACCTGCACCCGGGCAAGGGCGCCCCCATCGGGGCCGCCATGGCGTCGACCGTGTTGTACCCGTTCCTGGTGGGCTCCGACATCGGGTGCGGCATCGCCGTGTTCCCGGTCCGGCTCAAGCGCGCCGTACCCGAGAAACTCGCCGCCCGTTTCCCCGATCTCGACCGCGCGCTGGACCCCGAGCGGGACGCCGACGACCCGGCCTGGGCCGTCCTGGACGGCGACGTGCCCGCCGGTCACCTCGAAGGACTGGGGACGGTCGGTCGGGGCAACCACTTCGTCGAGTTGGCGCGGGTCGAGGCGGTCTTCGAGCCGGCCCACGCGAGCCGACTCGGGCTCACCGACGGCGACCTGGTGCTCATCGTCCACAGCGGTTCCCGCGGGTTGGGCGAGCGGATCCTGCGGGCGCACACCGAGGTCCACGGCGCGGGCCCGGCCGCGGATCCCGCGGCCTACCTGGCCCAGCACGACGAGGCCGTGCGGTGGGGCTCGCTCAACCGTCGGCTGCTGGCCGCCCGGGTCGCCCACACCCTGGGCTTCGCGCCCACCGAGCCGATCGTGGACCAGTGCCACAACCTGGTCGAGGTCCGCGACGGGGTCTACCTGCATCGCAAGGGCGCGGCCCCGGGCGACGGCCGCGACGTGCTCATCGCCGGCACCCGGGGTACCCCGTCCTACCTCGTGGCCGCCCACGCGGGCCGGGAGGCCAACCACTCCGTGGCGCACGGCGCGGGCCGCAAGATGTCCCGTGCGGACGCCCTGCGCCGGGGTCGGGCCAAGCACACCGTCGAGGAACTGCGTCGCACGCCGCTGGGCTCGCTGGTGGTCTGCGGCGACCGCCAACTCCTCTTCGAAGAGGCGCCGACGGCCTACAAGCGCATCGAGCACGTGATCACCGACCTGGTCGACCACGAATTGGCCACGCCCGTGGCGACCACGGTGCCCCTGGTCACCTACAAGACACCCGATCTCGGCTCCACGCCCCGCTCGGACCGCCGGGACGACCGTCGCGGGCGGGGTCGGCGATGA
- a CDS encoding NAD(P)-dependent oxidoreductase, which translates to MTGSVPPPALPGRVVVTGANGKLGRAVVAHLRAVGVDVLAVDRAAGRDPRDVDGEFLLLDLTDYGQVVEALTGSADEHGGRVDAVVHLAAVPAPGLLPNATTFANNSAATYNVFAAARAAGIKRVVWASSETVLGLPFDTPPPYAPVDEEYAPRPESTYSLNKVLEEEMARHFCRWDPDLVMVGLRFSNVMDVEDYAPFPSFDADPRLRRWNLWGYIDARDGAQAVERALAHERPGADVFIIANADTVMSRSSASLMAEVYPDVEVRKDLGEHETLLSIDKARRVLGYEPRHSWRDHVDPADR; encoded by the coding sequence ATGACCGGTTCTGTTCCCCCGCCAGCACTGCCCGGGCGCGTCGTCGTCACCGGAGCCAACGGCAAGCTCGGTCGCGCGGTGGTCGCGCACCTGCGCGCCGTGGGTGTCGACGTGCTGGCCGTGGACCGCGCCGCGGGGCGCGACCCCCGAGACGTCGACGGCGAGTTCCTCCTCCTGGACCTCACCGACTACGGGCAGGTGGTGGAGGCCCTCACCGGGAGCGCCGACGAGCACGGCGGGCGGGTCGACGCGGTCGTGCACCTGGCCGCGGTCCCGGCCCCCGGGCTGCTGCCCAACGCGACCACCTTCGCCAACAACTCCGCGGCGACGTACAACGTCTTCGCCGCGGCCCGGGCCGCGGGAATCAAGCGGGTGGTGTGGGCGTCGAGCGAGACCGTGCTGGGCCTGCCGTTCGACACCCCGCCGCCGTACGCGCCGGTCGACGAGGAGTACGCACCGCGCCCGGAGTCGACCTACTCGCTGAACAAGGTGCTGGAGGAGGAGATGGCGCGGCACTTCTGCCGGTGGGACCCCGACCTGGTCATGGTGGGCCTGCGGTTCTCCAACGTCATGGACGTCGAGGACTACGCGCCGTTCCCGTCGTTCGACGCCGACCCGCGGCTGCGCCGGTGGAACCTGTGGGGGTACATCGACGCCCGCGACGGGGCCCAGGCGGTCGAGCGGGCACTCGCGCACGAGCGGCCCGGCGCCGACGTCTTCATCATCGCCAACGCCGACACCGTCATGAGCCGGTCCAGCGCCAGTCTCATGGCCGAGGTGTATCCGGACGTCGAGGTCCGCAAGGACCTCGGCGAGCACGAGACCCTGCTCAGCATCGACAAGGCCCGGCGGGTTCTGGGCTACGAGCCTCGGCACTCCTGGCGCGACCACGTGGACCCGGCCGACCGCTGA
- a CDS encoding PadR family transcriptional regulator, which translates to MSVPMTLLGLLEREPSHGYDLKRDYDTFFSRGKPLPFGQVYSTLGRLVRDGKIVVGEVEPGAGPERKRYVITERGATEVESWLTEPVEAEPNLQTVLFTKVVLALMLGRAAEEYLDVQRATHLRRMTELTEIKRGGDLVDTLLADHGLFHLEADLHWIDATVARLDALRKVVARG; encoded by the coding sequence ATGAGCGTTCCCATGACCCTCCTCGGCCTGCTCGAACGAGAGCCCAGCCACGGCTACGACCTGAAGCGCGACTACGACACCTTCTTCAGCCGCGGTAAGCCGCTGCCGTTCGGCCAGGTCTACTCGACCCTGGGCCGCCTCGTCCGGGACGGAAAGATCGTGGTCGGCGAGGTCGAGCCGGGCGCCGGGCCCGAGCGCAAGCGCTACGTCATCACCGAACGCGGCGCGACCGAGGTCGAGTCGTGGCTGACCGAGCCGGTCGAGGCCGAACCCAACCTGCAGACGGTGCTCTTCACCAAGGTCGTGCTGGCCCTCATGCTCGGCCGTGCCGCCGAGGAGTACCTCGACGTCCAGCGCGCCACCCACCTGCGGCGGATGACGGAACTCACCGAGATTAAGCGCGGCGGCGACCTGGTCGACACCCTGCTGGCCGACCACGGCCTGTTCCACCTGGAGGCCGACCTGCACTGGATCGACGCCACCGTCGCCCGGCTGGACGCCCTGCGCAAGGTGGTGGCGCGCGGATGA
- a CDS encoding hemerythrin domain-containing protein produces the protein MADVRDMYMAHAAMREFGLLPQLVRDVRSGDTRRAEVVGAHAELLCLILHMHHEGEDLLLWPRLQERGGAEAAAVVPTMEAQHHAIERAHDTVVGLLPVWRATGRGGEELAVALDGLYDALVEHMALEEREILPLAEKYVTADEWKGLGEHGMSKAPKKALPLAFGIAMYEADPAVVKAVLAHAPLPARLLMPVIGPRLYAKHAKRVHGTATPPRSTALVR, from the coding sequence ATGGCCGACGTCCGAGACATGTACATGGCCCACGCCGCCATGCGCGAATTCGGGCTGCTGCCGCAGCTCGTCCGGGACGTCAGGTCGGGTGACACCAGACGCGCGGAGGTCGTCGGCGCCCACGCCGAACTGCTCTGCCTCATCCTGCACATGCACCATGAGGGCGAGGACCTGCTGCTCTGGCCACGGTTGCAGGAACGTGGGGGCGCGGAGGCCGCGGCCGTCGTCCCGACGATGGAGGCACAGCATCACGCCATCGAGAGGGCCCACGACACGGTGGTGGGCCTTCTCCCCGTCTGGCGCGCCACCGGACGGGGCGGCGAGGAACTCGCCGTCGCCCTCGACGGCCTGTACGACGCGCTGGTCGAACACATGGCGCTGGAGGAGCGGGAGATCCTGCCGCTGGCCGAGAAGTACGTCACGGCCGACGAGTGGAAGGGGCTCGGCGAGCACGGGATGAGCAAGGCCCCGAAGAAGGCCCTTCCGCTGGCCTTCGGCATCGCCATGTACGAGGCGGACCCGGCGGTGGTCAAGGCGGTACTCGCGCACGCGCCGCTGCCGGCCCGGCTGCTCATGCCGGTCATCGGTCCGCGCCTCTACGCCAAGCACGCCAAGCGGGTCCACGGAACCGCCACCCCGCCCCGCAGCACCGCGCTCGTCCGTTGA